In the genome of Altererythrobacter sp. TH136, one region contains:
- a CDS encoding MFS transporter, whose protein sequence is MTAPAPASNSAPLERDAQLVNARHGDIRPGDIAIGVIVGRTSEFFDFFVYAIASVLVFPSLVFPYVDPLTGTLYSFLIFALAFVGRPIGTLIFTAIDQRHGRGVKLTIALFLLGGSTMVIALLPGYERVGALSVWLLAFFRLCQGIALGGAWDGLPSLLQLNAPEDRRGWYSMIPQLGAPLGLVVASGLFAYFTALLTPQDFLTWGWRYPFFVALAINVVALFARLRLVATPEFKRLFETRDLQPSPPFQTLRSEWRTITLGAFAPLASFALFHLVTVFPLSWVTLSTGEDVVRFLIIEAVGAMICVVSILASGVIADRVGRRAVLGVSAALIGAYSGFAPQLLGAGPVGEAAYMFGGFVLLGLAFGQSAGAVNASFPAVHRYTGAAIVSNSAWFIGAGFAPFVALFLASRFGLWSVGLYLLSGVICTLGALYINREWANRTA, encoded by the coding sequence ATGACCGCTCCCGCCCCGGCATCCAACTCGGCGCCGCTCGAACGCGATGCCCAGCTTGTGAATGCCCGCCATGGCGACATCCGACCGGGCGATATCGCGATCGGCGTGATCGTCGGCCGCACGAGCGAGTTCTTCGACTTCTTCGTCTACGCGATCGCCTCGGTGCTCGTATTTCCCTCGCTGGTGTTCCCGTACGTCGATCCGCTGACCGGCACCCTCTATTCGTTTCTGATCTTCGCGCTCGCATTCGTCGGCCGCCCGATCGGAACCCTGATCTTCACCGCGATCGACCAGCGGCACGGCCGCGGCGTGAAATTGACCATCGCGCTGTTCCTGCTCGGCGGGTCGACCATGGTGATCGCCTTGCTGCCGGGATACGAGCGGGTCGGCGCGCTTTCGGTGTGGCTGCTGGCGTTCTTCCGCTTGTGCCAGGGCATCGCGCTCGGCGGCGCCTGGGATGGCCTGCCGTCGCTGCTGCAGCTCAACGCGCCGGAGGACCGCCGCGGATGGTATTCGATGATCCCGCAGCTCGGGGCGCCGCTCGGACTGGTGGTGGCGAGCGGATTGTTCGCCTATTTCACGGCGCTGCTGACTCCGCAGGATTTTCTCACCTGGGGCTGGCGCTACCCGTTCTTCGTTGCGCTCGCGATCAACGTGGTCGCGCTGTTCGCGCGGTTGCGACTGGTCGCCACGCCCGAATTCAAGCGCCTGTTCGAGACCCGCGATCTGCAACCGTCCCCGCCGTTCCAGACGCTGCGGAGCGAGTGGCGCACGATCACGCTGGGCGCATTCGCTCCGCTGGCAAGCTTTGCGCTGTTCCATCTGGTGACGGTGTTCCCGCTGTCGTGGGTCACCCTCAGCACAGGCGAGGATGTGGTCCGGTTCCTCATCATTGAAGCGGTGGGGGCGATGATCTGTGTCGTCTCGATCCTGGCGTCAGGCGTGATCGCGGACCGGGTGGGCCGGCGGGCGGTGCTGGGCGTGTCGGCGGCGCTGATCGGTGCATACAGCGGCTTCGCGCCGCAGCTGCTCGGCGCCGGCCCGGTGGGGGAAGCTGCCTACATGTTCGGTGGGTTCGTGCTGCTGGGGCTCGCCTTCGGCCAGTCGGCGGGTGCGGTGAACGCGAGCTTCCCGGCGGTCCACCGTTATACCGGAGCGGCGATCGTCTCTAACTCGGCGTGGTTCATCGGTGCGGGTTTCGCGCCGTTCGTCGCGCTGTTCCTCGCCAGCCGGTTCGGCTTGTGGTCGGTCGGGTTGTACCTGCTGTCCGGCGTGATCTGCACGCTGGGCGCGTTGTATATTAATCGGGAATGGGCGAACCGGACCGCCTGA
- a CDS encoding insulinase family protein — translation MTDINSTAHRARRLPLAVRASLLAIAAAGLAVPASAQDADRAPQTAAQSQTTGIPAWGLTSAELPADPTVRWGILPNGMRYAIRHNETPKGAAVIRFAFNVGMREAEAAQFGAPHFLEHMAFNGSTNIPEGELVKRLERLGLAFGADTNAETDLEHTTYKLDLPNTNAETVDGALTFMRELASELTIDQAAVDRERGIILSEYRVRNVPQIRRLLDSLGKQIPNSRFGAGMTGTPDTIGNISAADLRAFYEGYYRPDRATLVMVGDFDVDAMEQEIRSRFAGWKAKGPAKELYTPAIAPVAKPVVATFTDPSIPEIIEFSRVAGYQVPANSVEEQRRATLEAIASVALSNRLATLSRSADSPIIGGQAMVQDVARTARTATAIVVAKEGQWQPALAIGEQELRRAIQFGFTEAEIAESRANIRTALENAVAQEAGRRSGAIADQIATASLSNSVYLSPAQTLALYNALEPTLTAEEAGKAFRAAWNGGPTLVHVATKQEVGGGIAAVESALATSTQVAVTAPVEQATKAFAYDDFGPAGKVVSDTSIADLGIRSVRFANGVQLNLKKTAFEPGKIAWYAKVGPGAQVFPADKPGLTVASQVLTSLNGLGKHDVDELRRITAGRQVGVGLAVDTDGIVASGATTSADLDLQMKLLAAQLTDPAYDPATQAQWAGIAPVVAKNIASNPSQLASIAVPFKLTGGDARFGFGNPEDLTARSLDEVKAALAPQLASGGVEIGLVGDFDEAAAIAAVAQTLGAVPRRGDPAANPAGVKAVTFTADRTPQTIYHGGSADQGAIALAWPTTDGKNLKDSLTRDLLAGVMGLRLIDVVREELGATYTPNAQSVDSLTYKGFGYLTASAPADPASMDEVAAAVRKIAADLRTNPPTADEMLRARKPTLERWQRQERENNSWVALVSEAQTRSDLLDRRRNRARVLEGITAAEIKAAAQRYLDPAKSVELRVLPKPAG, via the coding sequence ATGACCGACATCAACTCGACCGCGCACCGCGCGCGCCGCCTGCCGCTCGCCGTGCGCGCATCGCTTCTGGCGATTGCCGCCGCCGGCCTTGCGGTACCGGCATCGGCACAGGACGCGGATCGCGCGCCGCAGACCGCCGCTCAGTCGCAGACGACCGGCATTCCCGCCTGGGGCCTTACCAGCGCCGAGCTGCCGGCCGATCCCACCGTACGCTGGGGCATCCTGCCCAACGGCATGCGCTATGCGATCCGGCACAACGAAACCCCCAAGGGCGCAGCGGTGATCCGCTTCGCCTTCAACGTCGGGATGCGGGAAGCGGAGGCCGCCCAGTTCGGTGCGCCGCACTTCCTGGAACACATGGCGTTCAACGGATCGACCAACATTCCCGAAGGCGAGTTGGTCAAGCGGCTCGAGCGGCTCGGCCTTGCGTTCGGCGCCGACACCAACGCCGAAACCGATCTGGAACACACGACCTACAAGCTCGACCTGCCGAACACCAACGCGGAGACGGTCGACGGGGCGCTGACGTTCATGCGCGAGCTCGCTTCGGAACTGACCATCGATCAGGCAGCCGTCGATCGTGAGCGCGGGATTATCCTGTCCGAGTACCGGGTGCGCAACGTGCCGCAGATCCGCCGCCTGCTCGACTCGCTCGGCAAGCAGATCCCCAACTCGCGCTTTGGGGCGGGCATGACCGGAACTCCGGACACGATCGGCAACATCTCGGCCGCCGATCTGCGGGCGTTCTACGAGGGTTACTATCGCCCCGACCGCGCCACGCTGGTGATGGTCGGTGACTTCGATGTCGATGCAATGGAACAGGAAATCCGCTCGCGCTTCGCGGGCTGGAAGGCAAAGGGTCCGGCCAAGGAACTCTATACCCCCGCCATCGCCCCCGTCGCCAAGCCGGTCGTTGCGACCTTCACCGACCCGTCGATCCCCGAGATCATCGAATTCAGCCGGGTAGCTGGCTATCAGGTGCCGGCAAATTCGGTCGAGGAACAGCGCCGCGCGACGCTGGAAGCGATCGCCAGCGTGGCCCTCTCAAACCGCCTCGCGACCTTGAGCCGCAGCGCGGACAGTCCGATCATCGGCGGCCAGGCCATGGTGCAGGATGTCGCCCGTACCGCCCGGACCGCAACCGCGATCGTCGTCGCCAAGGAGGGCCAGTGGCAGCCCGCGCTTGCCATTGGCGAGCAGGAGCTGCGGCGCGCGATCCAGTTCGGCTTCACCGAGGCCGAGATCGCCGAATCCAGGGCCAACATCCGCACCGCTCTGGAGAACGCGGTCGCGCAGGAAGCCGGCCGGCGGAGCGGCGCGATCGCCGATCAGATCGCCACCGCATCGCTGTCCAACAGCGTGTACCTGTCACCGGCACAGACCCTGGCGCTGTACAATGCGCTTGAGCCGACGCTGACCGCGGAGGAAGCAGGCAAGGCGTTCCGCGCGGCCTGGAACGGCGGCCCGACGCTGGTGCACGTCGCCACCAAGCAGGAGGTCGGCGGAGGCATCGCCGCAGTTGAAAGCGCGCTCGCCACCAGCACCCAGGTCGCTGTCACCGCTCCGGTCGAACAGGCGACGAAGGCATTTGCCTATGACGACTTCGGTCCTGCCGGCAAAGTAGTCTCGGATACCTCGATCGCCGACCTCGGCATCCGTTCGGTCCGCTTCGCCAACGGCGTGCAGCTCAACCTCAAGAAGACCGCGTTCGAACCTGGCAAGATCGCCTGGTACGCCAAGGTTGGACCCGGCGCGCAGGTGTTTCCGGCGGACAAGCCGGGCCTGACCGTCGCCAGCCAGGTGCTCACCTCGCTCAATGGCCTGGGCAAGCACGACGTCGACGAACTGCGCCGGATCACCGCAGGTCGCCAGGTCGGCGTGGGTCTGGCCGTGGATACCGATGGCATCGTCGCTTCGGGCGCGACCACCTCGGCCGATCTCGACCTGCAGATGAAGCTGCTGGCCGCCCAGTTGACCGATCCCGCGTACGACCCGGCCACCCAGGCGCAGTGGGCCGGCATTGCGCCGGTCGTTGCCAAGAACATCGCGTCCAATCCGTCGCAGCTGGCGAGCATCGCCGTGCCCTTCAAGTTGACGGGCGGGGACGCCCGGTTCGGGTTCGGCAACCCCGAAGACCTGACCGCTCGCAGCCTGGACGAAGTCAAGGCCGCGCTGGCGCCGCAACTGGCAAGCGGCGGAGTGGAGATTGGCCTGGTGGGCGACTTCGACGAGGCCGCCGCGATCGCCGCTGTGGCGCAGACGCTGGGAGCGGTTCCCCGGCGCGGCGATCCGGCCGCCAACCCCGCTGGCGTGAAGGCGGTCACCTTCACCGCCGATCGCACCCCGCAGACCATCTATCATGGCGGTTCGGCGGACCAGGGCGCGATCGCGCTCGCATGGCCGACGACCGACGGCAAGAACCTCAAGGATTCGCTGACTCGCGACCTGCTGGCCGGGGTCATGGGCCTGCGGCTGATCGACGTGGTCCGCGAGGAACTGGGCGCGACCTACACGCCGAACGCCCAGTCCGTTGATTCGCTGACCTACAAGGGCTTTGGCTATCTCACCGCTTCGGCCCCGGCAGACCCGGCTTCGATGGACGAAGTCGCCGCCGCCGTGCGCAAGATCGCGGCCGATCTGCGCACCAATCCTCCCACTGCCGACGAGATGCTGCGGGCGCGCAAGCCCACTCTCGAGCGCTGGCAGCGGCAGGAACGGGAGAACAACAGCTGGGTGGCGCTGGTGTCCGAGGCGCAGACCCGGTCGGACCTACTCGACCGGCGGCGTAACCGTGCGCGCGTGCTCGAAGGGATCACGGCGGCGGAGATCAAGGCTGCCGCGCAGCGCTATCTCGACCCCGCCAAGTCGGTCGAATTGAGGGTTCTGCCCAAGCCTGCTGGCTGA